Proteins encoded by one window of Kribbella italica:
- the eccCa gene encoding type VII secretion protein EccCa encodes MSTRLVHRPARSTRSIDTGQPRVIETPPPGARGKAGGNAMQALMPAVGVLGSVGMMSTMRTGMSAVIGVGVLALTVVGTFGMMFSQRGRSGKESRDQRNRYLDYLERLREDFGKMERQNRKTALALNPPADALVDCVRDPARLWERRRGDPDFLLVRCATGRMPVVPATLAQSGSMMDPPDPFMMAEAEALARRFALMPDMPLTIPLDLAGNVSIVGDRDGVVRIARALMLQAAVFHAPEDLEVAASFPAAALAQWQWVGWLPHTVDPERREGPHPFRRVASKPGDLAELIRDDVASRVTLASEARRGSLGSDKRRMIQRMLVLHDTYGDVATEVTPADPTLGIGELGVTVLHLVQDRMQEPSNVAIRITVQEARVLVEDLRGGGYMTAEGQLDDTPLATAEGLARSLAPLRLSEESLEEDASLKTVDFMGLLQIQDPGDLDLERMWVPRHERAFLRVPLGVDSHGQPVVLDLKESAQLGMGPHGLCIGATGSGKSEVLRTLVMGLLATHSPEDLAMVLIDYKGGATFAPFEGIPHVAGIITNLVDDPSLTERAYASLAGEVQRRQQMLKDAGNVANITDYRLLRQQRPEMPPYPHLFVLIDEFGELLTARPDFIDLFLSIGRIGRSIGVHLLLASQRVEGGKLRGLETYLSYRLGLRTFSEEESRTVLDTEDAFHLPPLPGFGYLKVDTSVYQRFRAAYVSGPYKGRVVPEEEKAKDGPAVRPYLVTPYQQPDLAKLAAEDEKKDDKDDSTERSTGPTVLGVFVDQVKPAATAVPQVWLPPLPKVCTLDQVGGPVDITAARGLQYAVPAPPMAPAIGVIDDPRKQSQSVFRLDLTHTGGHCALIGGPSSGKTTFLRTLVTSLAHSYTPQEVAIYAIDLAGGGLQPLADLPHVGGVAIRTDREKIRRTLEEVRGMLDQREIVFRDRGIDTMERLRTMHAAGELPELPVADVVLVLDNYGAIKTTFDELEEPIADLVQRGSSYGIHMVTAMLRWSDVRMATQTLFGTVLELRLNDPSDSNIDRRLQETMRNAGPGRVLTPRGKLFGQLALPRTDSLLQDDDLSEAIQGQALALGSAWQGPTAPRVRVLPHKLERSTMPGPQQEPVRVPIGLDETAMAPVLLDLFERDGNLVIFGDTASGKTNLLKLILEQLTDRYSSDEVVFAVMDPRRGLRGFLPDKYLGGYATSGRVGAGLAAGVAGELEKRLPDDLNDAAPPPVAGPKVIVVADDYDLLTSGGQAPMDPFLPYIASGRDISLHFVIARRAAGAGRAMYEPFLTTVMESGTAGLVLSGDKAEGALFTGAVPGNYPPGRGLFVRRGERPSLIQTALADATTSAADPKAE; translated from the coding sequence GTGTCGACACGACTCGTGCACCGCCCGGCGCGGAGCACCCGGAGTATCGACACCGGGCAGCCGCGGGTCATCGAGACCCCGCCGCCCGGCGCGCGAGGCAAGGCCGGCGGCAACGCGATGCAGGCCCTGATGCCGGCCGTCGGTGTGCTCGGTTCGGTCGGGATGATGAGCACGATGCGGACCGGGATGTCCGCCGTGATCGGCGTCGGCGTGCTCGCGCTGACCGTGGTCGGCACGTTCGGGATGATGTTCTCCCAGCGCGGCCGGTCCGGCAAGGAGAGCCGCGACCAGCGCAACCGGTACCTGGACTACCTCGAGCGGCTGCGCGAGGACTTCGGCAAGATGGAGCGGCAGAACCGCAAGACCGCGCTCGCGCTGAACCCGCCGGCCGACGCCCTGGTGGACTGCGTCCGCGACCCGGCCCGGTTGTGGGAACGGCGTCGCGGCGATCCCGACTTCCTGCTGGTCCGCTGTGCGACCGGGCGGATGCCCGTGGTCCCGGCGACGCTCGCGCAGAGCGGCTCGATGATGGACCCGCCGGACCCGTTCATGATGGCCGAGGCCGAGGCGCTGGCCCGCCGGTTCGCGCTGATGCCGGATATGCCGCTGACCATCCCGCTGGACCTCGCGGGCAACGTCAGCATCGTCGGCGACCGCGACGGCGTCGTACGGATCGCGCGGGCGCTGATGCTGCAGGCGGCGGTGTTCCACGCGCCCGAGGATCTCGAGGTGGCGGCCAGCTTCCCGGCCGCCGCGCTCGCCCAGTGGCAGTGGGTCGGCTGGCTCCCGCACACCGTCGACCCGGAGCGCCGCGAAGGCCCGCACCCGTTCCGCCGGGTCGCGTCGAAGCCAGGTGACCTGGCCGAGCTGATCCGCGACGACGTCGCTTCCCGCGTCACACTGGCCAGCGAGGCCCGCCGCGGCTCGCTCGGCAGCGACAAGCGCCGGATGATCCAGCGCATGCTCGTCCTGCACGACACGTACGGCGACGTGGCGACCGAGGTCACTCCGGCCGATCCCACGCTGGGCATCGGCGAGCTGGGCGTGACCGTGCTCCACCTGGTCCAGGACCGGATGCAGGAGCCGAGCAACGTCGCCATCCGGATCACCGTCCAGGAGGCACGTGTCCTGGTCGAGGACCTGCGCGGCGGTGGCTACATGACCGCCGAGGGCCAGCTCGACGACACCCCGCTCGCGACCGCGGAGGGCCTGGCGCGTTCGCTGGCGCCGCTGCGGCTGTCGGAGGAGTCGCTCGAGGAGGACGCGTCGCTGAAGACCGTCGACTTCATGGGCCTGCTGCAGATCCAGGACCCGGGTGATCTCGACCTGGAGCGGATGTGGGTGCCGCGGCACGAGCGGGCCTTCCTCCGGGTGCCGCTGGGCGTCGACAGCCACGGCCAGCCCGTGGTACTGGACCTGAAGGAGTCGGCCCAGCTGGGCATGGGCCCGCACGGTCTGTGCATCGGTGCGACCGGTTCCGGCAAGTCCGAGGTACTGCGGACGCTCGTGATGGGCCTGCTCGCGACGCACTCGCCGGAGGACCTGGCGATGGTGCTGATCGACTACAAGGGTGGTGCGACGTTCGCGCCGTTCGAGGGCATCCCGCACGTGGCCGGCATCATCACCAACCTGGTCGACGACCCGAGCCTGACCGAGCGCGCCTACGCCAGCCTGGCCGGTGAGGTGCAGCGCCGGCAGCAGATGCTGAAGGACGCCGGCAACGTCGCCAACATCACCGACTACCGCCTGCTGCGCCAGCAGCGGCCGGAGATGCCGCCGTACCCGCACCTGTTCGTGCTGATCGACGAGTTCGGCGAGCTGCTCACCGCGCGGCCGGACTTCATCGACCTGTTCCTGTCGATCGGCCGGATCGGCCGGTCGATCGGTGTGCACCTGCTGCTGGCCAGCCAGCGGGTCGAGGGCGGCAAGCTGCGCGGCCTGGAGACCTACCTGTCGTACCGGCTGGGTCTGCGGACGTTCTCCGAGGAGGAGAGCCGCACGGTGCTCGACACCGAGGACGCGTTCCACCTGCCGCCGCTGCCCGGCTTCGGGTACCTGAAGGTCGACACGAGCGTGTACCAGCGCTTCCGCGCGGCCTACGTGTCCGGACCGTACAAGGGCCGCGTGGTGCCGGAGGAGGAGAAGGCCAAGGACGGTCCCGCCGTCCGGCCGTACCTCGTCACGCCGTACCAGCAGCCCGACCTGGCCAAGCTCGCGGCCGAGGACGAGAAGAAGGACGACAAGGACGACTCGACCGAACGCAGCACCGGGCCGACCGTGCTCGGGGTGTTCGTCGACCAGGTCAAGCCGGCCGCGACGGCGGTCCCGCAGGTGTGGCTGCCGCCGCTGCCGAAGGTCTGCACGCTGGACCAGGTCGGTGGCCCGGTCGACATCACTGCCGCGCGCGGCCTGCAGTACGCCGTACCGGCGCCGCCGATGGCGCCCGCGATCGGTGTGATCGACGACCCGCGCAAGCAGAGCCAGAGCGTGTTCCGGCTAGACCTGACCCACACCGGCGGGCACTGCGCGCTGATCGGCGGGCCGTCGTCGGGCAAGACGACGTTCCTGCGCACCCTGGTCACGTCGCTGGCGCACAGCTACACGCCCCAGGAGGTCGCGATCTACGCGATCGACCTGGCCGGTGGTGGCCTGCAGCCGCTGGCCGACCTGCCGCACGTCGGTGGCGTCGCGATCCGGACCGACCGGGAGAAGATCCGCCGGACGCTGGAGGAGGTCCGCGGCATGCTCGACCAGCGCGAGATCGTCTTCCGCGACCGGGGGATCGACACGATGGAACGGCTGCGCACGATGCACGCCGCGGGCGAGCTGCCCGAGCTGCCGGTCGCCGACGTCGTCCTGGTACTGGACAACTACGGCGCGATCAAGACGACGTTCGACGAGCTGGAGGAGCCGATCGCGGACCTGGTCCAGCGCGGCAGCAGCTACGGGATCCACATGGTCACCGCGATGCTGCGCTGGAGCGACGTCCGGATGGCGACCCAGACGCTGTTCGGCACGGTGCTGGAGCTGCGGCTGAACGACCCGTCGGACTCCAACATCGACCGCCGGCTGCAGGAGACGATGCGCAACGCCGGGCCGGGCCGCGTGCTCACCCCGCGCGGCAAGCTGTTCGGTCAGCTGGCGCTGCCGCGGACGGACAGCCTGTTGCAGGACGACGACCTCAGCGAGGCGATCCAGGGCCAGGCGCTGGCACTGGGCTCCGCCTGGCAGGGGCCGACCGCGCCGCGCGTCCGGGTGCTCCCGCACAAGCTGGAGCGGTCGACCATGCCCGGTCCGCAGCAAGAACCCGTACGGGTGCCGATCGGCCTGGACGAGACGGCGATGGCGCCGGTCCTGCTCGACCTGTTCGAGCGCGACGGGAACCTGGTGATCTTCGGCGACACCGCGTCCGGCAAGACCAACCTGCTGAAGCTGATCCTGGAGCAGCTCACCGACCGGTACAGCTCGGACGAGGTCGTGTTCGCGGTGATGGACCCGCGGCGCGGTCTGCGCGGGTTCCTCCCGGACAAGTACCTGGGCGGCTACGCGACCAGTGGCCGGGTCGGGGCCGGGCTGGCCGCCGGTGTGGCCGGCGAGCTGGAGAAGCGGCTGCCGGACGACCTGAACGACGCGGCCCCGCCGCCGGTCGCCGGTCCGAAGGTGATCGTCGTCGCCGACGACTACGACCTGCTGACCAGTGGTGGCCAGGCGCCGATGGACCCGTTCCTGCCGTACATCGCCTCCGGCCGCGACATCAGCCTGCACTTCGTGATCGCCCGCCGGGCCGCCGGTGCCGGGCGCGCGATGTACGAACCGTTCCTGACCACGGTGATGGAGTCCGGTACCGCCGGTTTGGTGCTGTCGGGCGACAAGGCCGAGGGCGCGCTGTTCACCGGTGCCGTCCCGGGCAACTACCCGCCGGGCCGCGGGCTGTTCGTCCGCCGCGGTGAGCGGCCCTCCCTGATCCAGACCGCACTGGCGGACGCGACCACGTCCGCTGCCGACCCGAAGGCGGAGTGA
- a CDS encoding DUF6177 family protein has protein sequence MPNPVELSPAIDIRTDKVVVIMQDRPVVGMSAWMVDALAAAEAEGLGLQLVTPATTQLTFNARTTLFRGVESRWVVTEPNGEGAYDGQGGSKLQWDGQMFAAVAAGEQDKVDMSPTFAAVELELPWQLMITARVRYQALETTVVGKASEQLFEDLTGAAPAGWGTAEPVTQPWNVGQLTAYCRRRAPKPTWLSLSGGKDGLSAAGAVEIHRRPAGLEEVITMAVSTPDGLPSQDAVRKVAERLANSFTLVSFFAQGTRGNGKDTNAIPHWTGVPAPMAMAVGNEALQGTGAEKALDLTGVAEITPVKIGPSGTPAVWYPIGDGKNQLDWNVYSALLGRLVPPGAPVAG, from the coding sequence ATGCCTAACCCGGTCGAGCTCAGCCCGGCGATCGACATCCGGACCGACAAGGTCGTCGTGATCATGCAGGACCGCCCGGTGGTCGGCATGTCCGCGTGGATGGTCGACGCGCTCGCGGCCGCGGAGGCGGAAGGCCTCGGCCTGCAGCTGGTCACCCCGGCGACTACGCAGCTCACCTTCAACGCCCGGACGACCCTGTTCCGGGGGGTCGAGTCACGCTGGGTGGTGACCGAGCCGAACGGTGAGGGCGCGTACGACGGCCAGGGCGGCTCGAAGCTGCAGTGGGACGGCCAGATGTTCGCGGCCGTCGCGGCCGGCGAGCAGGACAAGGTCGACATGAGCCCGACCTTCGCGGCGGTCGAGCTGGAGCTGCCGTGGCAGCTGATGATCACCGCCCGGGTCCGGTACCAGGCGCTCGAGACGACGGTCGTCGGCAAGGCCTCCGAGCAGCTGTTCGAGGACCTGACCGGTGCCGCGCCGGCAGGCTGGGGCACGGCCGAGCCGGTCACCCAGCCCTGGAACGTCGGCCAGCTCACGGCGTACTGCCGTCGCCGGGCGCCGAAGCCGACCTGGCTGTCGCTGAGCGGCGGCAAGGACGGGCTGAGCGCGGCGGGCGCGGTGGAGATCCACCGCCGTCCGGCTGGGCTGGAGGAGGTCATCACGATGGCCGTCTCCACTCCGGACGGCCTGCCGTCGCAGGACGCCGTACGCAAGGTGGCGGAGCGGCTGGCGAACTCCTTCACACTGGTCTCGTTCTTCGCCCAGGGCACGCGTGGCAACGGCAAGGACACCAACGCGATCCCGCACTGGACCGGCGTACCGGCTCCGATGGCGATGGCGGTCGGGAACGAGGCCCTGCAGGGCACCGGCGCCGAGAAGGCACTGGACCTGACCGGCGTCGCCGAGATCACTCCGGTGAAGATCGGCCCGTCCGGTACGCCGGCGGTCTGGTACCCGATCGGCGACGGCAAGAACCAGCTGGACTGGAACGTCTACAGCGCGCTGCTCGGCCGGCTGGTGCCGCCGGGTGCGCCGGTGGCCGGCTGA
- the eccD gene encoding type VII secretion integral membrane protein EccD: MAAVYSRVTIIGRQRQMDAVLPVDEPLGRLMPDLLRMLGEPVDPSPRRRYLTTPTGQTVSLELTLGSAQIGDGAVLRLAAEGEVPPPPTVYDVAEEAVDDLERRGTTFQRKHRQWASGAALIFALLAGAIALVRATQPDVAAFVLLVVGIITGLGGVVLGRANQRATAITLLVVTPVLLAIVAWSLGMSEDWSVPMRGGIVALALGVGPLLFAMAGLAGGGLVGGGTAMIFAVIWIVGVGAGVSVDKLSALIAAVAVLLLGVLPRLALSLSGLTALDDVRARGNEIGRPDVEAALNAAHVGLALSATAIALWSAAAGLVLALHGSAWTVSIAALLALLLCSRSRLYPLAAEVLGLFAAAGVVIAALVQDLSQQSVGGTLVAVGLLVVVAMVGGFGLSWTPQDHVQVRLGQVLDQVQVLAVVALVPLVLGAFGVFSDLLDVF; this comes from the coding sequence GTGGCTGCGGTCTACAGCCGGGTGACCATCATCGGGCGGCAGCGTCAGATGGACGCCGTACTGCCGGTCGACGAGCCGTTGGGCCGGTTGATGCCGGACCTGCTCCGGATGCTCGGCGAACCGGTCGATCCGTCGCCGCGGCGCCGGTACCTGACCACCCCGACCGGTCAGACGGTCTCGCTGGAACTGACGCTGGGCTCGGCCCAGATCGGTGACGGCGCGGTGCTCCGGCTGGCCGCCGAGGGCGAGGTCCCGCCGCCACCGACCGTGTACGACGTGGCCGAGGAGGCGGTGGACGACCTCGAACGCCGGGGGACCACCTTCCAGCGCAAGCACCGTCAGTGGGCCTCGGGCGCCGCGCTGATCTTCGCCCTGCTGGCCGGAGCGATCGCCCTGGTCCGGGCGACGCAGCCGGACGTCGCCGCGTTCGTGCTGCTGGTCGTCGGGATCATCACTGGTCTCGGCGGCGTCGTACTGGGCCGGGCCAACCAGCGGGCGACCGCAATCACGCTGCTGGTGGTCACTCCGGTCCTGCTCGCCATCGTGGCCTGGTCGCTCGGGATGTCCGAGGACTGGTCGGTGCCGATGCGCGGTGGCATCGTCGCGCTCGCCCTGGGCGTCGGCCCGCTGCTGTTCGCGATGGCCGGCCTGGCCGGTGGCGGTCTGGTCGGCGGCGGTACGGCGATGATCTTCGCGGTGATCTGGATCGTCGGGGTCGGCGCGGGCGTCTCCGTGGACAAGCTGAGCGCGCTGATCGCGGCGGTCGCGGTGCTGCTGCTCGGGGTGCTGCCCCGGCTGGCGCTGTCGCTGTCCGGGCTGACCGCGCTGGACGACGTACGGGCCCGTGGCAACGAGATCGGCCGCCCGGACGTCGAGGCGGCGCTGAACGCGGCGCACGTCGGCCTGGCGCTGTCCGCCACGGCGATCGCGCTCTGGTCGGCCGCCGCGGGTCTCGTGCTCGCGCTGCACGGCTCGGCGTGGACGGTGAGCATCGCGGCCCTGTTGGCGTTGCTGCTGTGCTCGCGTTCGCGGTTGTACCCGCTGGCCGCGGAGGTGCTCGGACTGTTCGCCGCTGCTGGAGTTGTGATCGCCGCGCTGGTCCAGGATCTGTCCCAGCAGTCGGTGGGTGGCACACTGGTAGCAGTCGGACTGCTCGTGGTGGTGGCGATGGTCGGAGGCTTCGGTCTCTCCTGGACCCCGCAGGACCACGTGCAGGTCCGGCTCGGTCAGGTCCTGGACCAGGTCCAGGTGCTGGCTGTGGTGGCGCTGGTCCCGTTGGTGCTCGGTGCCTTCGGGGTGTTCAGCGATCTGCTCGACGTCTTCTGA
- a CDS encoding MinD/ParA family ATP-binding protein, whose translation MTGPNWQADMMARLDDKPAAAGPPAAPQQPAPHQAQAPVEQTMTPPPAPTGGGWGAPVPPQQQVPQYEQQYAPPQQYQQQPPPQQQYQDPQYQQQWQQPPPQQYQPPYYPPQQQYAPPQYQQQPPPEQQQYQQPPYPQYQQPPVQHYEQQYQQQPPQGDGSWNTPQPQGPSGWDNPMPDGGPGRQAYTPQYQDPLGGALPVATNTVGLQHEEKPGGFLRKVGRFAAEAAYIAGASGRMQRDVENIAVIRRPIGIGRMIGVLGPVPQSGTSTVTALLADTIASQRSDLVLAVDAFPLEGKLTHRLDQGIANTPSSRVQLARADSTADAISDVLASRNVGGANQIPISLVDCPAGLFDEATAYVAGSSHAVALVIPTAREDAPASIAQLDQLTPEGQQMLVQKGLVIIAENRPDDPEPVRWLQSAVSDRGLGYVVLPYDAHFQHAWPLRPEMLEPATRRAALEMAARLVERATR comes from the coding sequence ATGACCGGGCCGAACTGGCAGGCGGACATGATGGCCCGCCTCGACGACAAGCCTGCGGCGGCCGGCCCTCCGGCCGCGCCGCAGCAGCCCGCCCCTCACCAGGCGCAGGCGCCGGTGGAGCAGACGATGACGCCTCCGCCCGCGCCGACCGGTGGTGGGTGGGGTGCACCTGTGCCTCCGCAGCAGCAAGTACCTCAGTACGAGCAGCAGTACGCGCCGCCGCAGCAGTACCAGCAGCAGCCTCCGCCGCAGCAGCAGTACCAGGACCCTCAGTACCAGCAGCAGTGGCAGCAGCCGCCGCCTCAGCAGTACCAGCCGCCGTACTACCCGCCGCAGCAGCAGTACGCGCCGCCGCAGTACCAGCAGCAACCGCCGCCTGAGCAGCAGCAGTACCAGCAGCCGCCGTACCCGCAGTACCAGCAGCCCCCGGTGCAGCACTACGAGCAGCAGTATCAGCAGCAGCCGCCCCAGGGCGACGGCAGCTGGAACACGCCGCAGCCGCAGGGGCCGAGCGGCTGGGACAACCCGATGCCCGACGGCGGTCCTGGGCGCCAGGCGTACACACCGCAGTACCAGGACCCGCTCGGCGGAGCGTTGCCGGTGGCAACGAACACGGTCGGCCTGCAGCACGAGGAGAAGCCGGGCGGCTTCCTGCGCAAGGTCGGCCGGTTCGCGGCCGAGGCCGCCTACATCGCCGGCGCCTCGGGCCGGATGCAGCGCGACGTCGAGAACATCGCGGTGATCCGCCGCCCGATCGGCATCGGCCGGATGATCGGCGTGCTCGGCCCGGTCCCGCAGAGCGGTACGTCGACCGTCACCGCGCTGCTGGCCGACACGATCGCGTCGCAGCGCAGCGACCTCGTGCTCGCCGTCGACGCGTTCCCGCTCGAGGGCAAGCTGACCCACCGGCTCGACCAGGGCATCGCGAACACGCCGAGCTCCCGGGTCCAGCTGGCCCGCGCCGACTCGACCGCGGACGCGATCAGCGACGTGCTGGCCTCGCGCAACGTCGGCGGCGCGAACCAGATCCCGATCTCGCTGGTCGACTGCCCGGCCGGCCTGTTCGACGAGGCCACGGCGTACGTCGCCGGCTCGTCGCACGCGGTCGCCCTGGTGATCCCGACGGCGCGTGAGGACGCTCCGGCGAGCATCGCCCAGCTCGACCAGCTGACCCCGGAGGGTCAGCAGATGCTGGTCCAGAAGGGTCTGGTGATCATCGCGGAGAACCGGCCCGACGACCCGGAGCCGGTCCGCTGGCTGCAGTCGGCCGTCTCCGACCGCGGTCTCGGGTACGTCGTCCTCCCGTACGACGCGCACTTCCAGCACGCCTGGCCGCTGCGCCCGGAGATGCTCGAGCCGGCCACCCGGCGTGCGGCGCTGGAGATGGCCGCCCGGCTGGTCGAGCGCGCAACGCGTTGA
- a CDS encoding Rieske (2Fe-2S) protein: MSDDRTAKLDRVIADVRDRRSVLRGAAVAGLAGVSVPLLAACGGDGDAGGTPSSAPTSSAPSDAPTSAPSSAPSSAPSSGGGPVLGPASDVPVGGGAVFKDAKVVVTQPTAGQYKGFTAVCTHSGCIVAKVENGEIDCNCHGSKFSATDGSVVNGPARDPLAAVTVSVQGGNIVGSA; encoded by the coding sequence ATGAGCGACGACAGAACGGCCAAGCTCGACCGGGTGATCGCAGATGTGCGGGACCGCCGATCGGTGCTGCGCGGTGCCGCCGTGGCAGGGCTGGCGGGCGTGAGTGTGCCGTTGCTCGCGGCGTGCGGTGGCGATGGCGACGCAGGCGGTACGCCGAGCAGCGCCCCGACCAGTTCGGCGCCGTCCGACGCCCCGACGTCGGCACCCAGCTCGGCGCCCTCCTCGGCGCCGTCCAGCGGCGGTGGCCCGGTGCTCGGGCCGGCCTCGGACGTCCCGGTCGGCGGCGGCGCGGTGTTCAAGGACGCGAAGGTGGTCGTCACCCAGCCGACCGCCGGGCAGTACAAGGGATTCACCGCCGTGTGCACGCACAGCGGGTGCATCGTGGCGAAGGTCGAGAACGGTGAGATCGACTGCAACTGCCACGGCAGCAAGTTCAGCGCCACCGACGGCAGCGTCGTGAACGGCCCGGCCCGCGACCCGCTGGCCGCGGTCACCGTCTCGGTCCAGGGCGGCAACATCGTCGGCTCCGCCTGA
- a CDS encoding S8 family peptidase, whose product MSPVTPSRRTRALLGAAAASALAVSGLVATGVASNADEPAAATVRGAGSATAIPGSYVVVLKGERSVAATKATTQSLAASYDATVRKQFSASIQGFSAAMSEDQAKKLAGDERVAFVQQNQTMKANQDNPPWGLDRSDQRDLPLDKKYTGSSTAENVNVYVIDTGIYPDHKDFGGRASVGTDTVGDGKEGIDCAGHGSHVAGTIAGETYGLAKGAKVFGVRVLDCAGSGSTESVVAGIEWVTANAKKPAVANMSLGGGADAALDAAVKASVDAGVTYAVAAGNDTADACTTSPAKEPSAITVGATDDADAKASFSNFGKCVDLFAPGVDVESVGITGPDATDTMSGTSMATPHVAGGIALYLADHPDATPADVATGLLGASTPDKVGEPGAGSPNKLLFVGAVDPAAQK is encoded by the coding sequence ATGTCCCCAGTCACCCCATCCCGCCGTACCAGAGCACTGCTCGGCGCGGCCGCCGCTTCGGCGCTGGCCGTGTCGGGTCTCGTCGCCACCGGCGTCGCGAGCAACGCCGACGAGCCGGCGGCCGCCACCGTCCGCGGCGCCGGAAGCGCCACGGCGATTCCCGGTAGCTACGTCGTCGTGCTCAAGGGCGAGCGGTCGGTCGCGGCGACCAAGGCCACCACGCAGAGCCTGGCGGCGTCGTACGACGCGACCGTGCGCAAGCAGTTCAGCGCGTCGATCCAGGGCTTCTCCGCCGCGATGAGTGAGGACCAGGCGAAGAAGCTGGCCGGCGACGAGCGGGTCGCGTTCGTGCAGCAGAACCAGACGATGAAGGCCAACCAGGACAACCCGCCGTGGGGCCTGGACCGGTCGGACCAGCGGGACCTGCCGCTGGACAAGAAGTACACCGGGTCGTCGACCGCGGAGAACGTGAACGTCTACGTGATCGACACCGGCATCTACCCCGACCACAAGGACTTCGGCGGCCGCGCCTCGGTCGGCACCGACACCGTCGGCGACGGCAAGGAGGGCATCGACTGCGCCGGGCACGGCAGCCACGTCGCGGGCACGATCGCCGGTGAGACCTACGGGCTGGCCAAGGGCGCGAAGGTGTTCGGCGTCCGCGTGCTCGACTGCGCCGGCTCGGGCTCGACCGAGTCCGTGGTGGCCGGGATCGAGTGGGTGACCGCCAACGCGAAGAAGCCGGCCGTGGCCAACATGAGCCTCGGCGGCGGCGCGGACGCGGCGCTCGACGCGGCGGTGAAGGCGTCGGTCGACGCCGGCGTGACGTACGCCGTTGCTGCTGGCAACGACACCGCGGACGCCTGCACCACCTCGCCGGCCAAGGAGCCCTCGGCGATCACCGTCGGCGCGACCGACGACGCCGACGCGAAGGCCTCGTTCTCGAACTTCGGCAAGTGCGTCGACCTGTTCGCACCCGGCGTCGACGTGGAGTCGGTCGGGATCACGGGGCCGGACGCGACCGACACGATGAGCGGTACGTCGATGGCCACGCCGCACGTCGCCGGTGGCATCGCGCTCTACCTGGCCGACCACCCGGACGCCACTCCGGCCGACGTCGCGACCGGCCTGCTCGGTGCCTCGACCCCGGACAAGGTCGGCGAGCCCGGCGCCGGTTCCCCGAACAAGCTCCTGTTCGTCGGCGCCGTCGACCCGGCCGCGCAGAAGTAA
- a CDS encoding S8 family peptidase has protein sequence MKLSTNSRGLTAAFAAVLVCAPALPAAARVALDVDRFAPLIREANSPAAVPGSYIVVLSGTPSAELTRATNRSLASTYDVTVRREFHASVRGFSAAMSAEQAEQLAADPRVGFVQQNQALKATQDDPPWGLDRTDQRTLPLDEKFESDTTASTVHAYVIDTGIYAEHQDFGGRASIGTDTLGDGQNGVDCIGHGSHVAGTIAGTQYGVAKAAKVVGVRVLDCSGNGTTETVLAGVDWVTANAVKPAVANMSLGGSSDPALDAAVKASVASGISYAVAAGNESADACGVSPSREPSAVTVGATDRSDTRANFSNYGPCVDLFGPGVDIESVGITGPEATETKSGTSMATPHVAGAIALYLADNPEATPEQVSTALLEAATSDAVQDPGTGSPNKLLYLVPPTPVTPPVTPPVTPTPTPTPTPTETPVVTPSTTPVGTPSHTLRSPDGSVADRPIPRT, from the coding sequence ATGAAGCTGTCCACGAACTCGCGCGGCCTGACGGCCGCCTTCGCCGCCGTCCTGGTCTGCGCTCCGGCCCTGCCCGCGGCCGCGCGGGTCGCGCTGGACGTCGACCGCTTCGCGCCGTTGATCCGGGAGGCGAACTCCCCGGCAGCGGTGCCCGGCAGCTACATCGTCGTGCTCAGCGGGACGCCGTCGGCCGAACTGACCCGGGCGACCAACCGCAGCCTCGCCTCGACGTACGACGTGACGGTACGCCGCGAGTTCCACGCGTCGGTCCGCGGTTTCTCGGCGGCGATGAGCGCGGAGCAGGCGGAGCAGCTCGCGGCCGATCCCCGCGTCGGCTTCGTCCAGCAGAACCAGGCACTGAAGGCGACCCAGGACGATCCGCCGTGGGGCCTCGACCGCACCGACCAGCGCACGCTGCCGCTGGACGAGAAGTTCGAGTCCGACACCACGGCCAGCACCGTGCACGCGTACGTGATCGACACCGGCATCTACGCCGAGCACCAGGACTTCGGTGGCCGCGCCTCGATCGGTACGGACACGCTCGGCGACGGCCAGAACGGTGTCGACTGCATCGGTCACGGCAGCCACGTCGCGGGGACCATCGCGGGCACGCAGTACGGCGTCGCGAAGGCGGCGAAGGTGGTCGGTGTCCGGGTGCTCGACTGCTCCGGCAACGGCACGACCGAGACGGTGCTGGCCGGCGTCGACTGGGTCACGGCGAACGCGGTCAAGCCCGCCGTCGCGAACATGAGCCTCGGCGGCAGCAGCGACCCGGCCCTGGACGCGGCGGTCAAGGCGTCGGTGGCCTCCGGCATCAGCTACGCCGTTGCCGCTGGCAACGAAAGCGCGGACGCCTGCGGGGTGTCGCCGTCCCGGGAGCCGTCCGCGGTCACCGTCGGCGCGACCGACCGGAGCGACACCCGGGCGAACTTCTCCAACTACGGCCCCTGCGTCGACCTGTTCGGCCCCGGCGTCGACATCGAGTCGGTCGGCATCACCGGGCCGGAGGCAACGGAGACCAAGAGCGGCACCTCGATGGCGACGCCGCACGTCGCCGGGGCGATCGCGCTCTACCTGGCCGACAACCCGGAGGCGACGCCGGAGCAGGTGTCGACGGCGTTGCTGGAGGCAGCGACCTCGGACGCGGTGCAGGACCCCGGCACCGGTTCGCCGAACAAGTTGCTCTACCTGGTGCCGCCGACCCCGGTGACTCCGCCCGTCACTCCCCCGGTCACCCCGACCCCGACTCCCACGCCCACTCCGACCGAGACCCCGGTGGTCACGCCGAGCACGACACCGGTCGGCACGCCGAGCCACACGTTGCGGTCCCCCGACGGTTCTGTTGCGGACCGCCCCATACCTCGGACCTGA